The genomic region GATGCACAAAACATGTCACCTACTTCCCGCTGAAGCCATCACACCTCCAGGtttctccctttcccagggcCTTCCTACAGAGACAGATTCTCATTGACAGTATTTGCTCCCCCTCTGCAAGGTACTGCATTCTGGCTTAAGGGAGATAACAAGCTCATCCTTCAATCCATCAGCTGTCATCAGATGCTCACACTCCAGTATTGCTTAGATTCTCCTTTACCTTTGCTCTCCAGAGTAAAGTAACCAGAACACTGGCATTACTGTCCCTTTTAGTTGTAATCAAAGCTAGCTCCTCTAAACAAACAAGAATCCTGAAATGCTTTGGGCACACGGGACCCAAAGTGCTTTTTGACACTAGGCCTGTAAATACAGAGAATGGAGCTATCCTGGTAAAGTCCAGCATGTGTATTCTTGGACAGGATATAAGGAAAACAGCCAACTGGAGGGATGAACTCAGCACTATGCAAAGgatgaaaagcaaaagcttATTAAAGCCAGGAAAAATGTTACTGGTAAAAGCCTTGATGTTTGGACAAGCCAGCTCAAAGCTGCTGGCaggaagcactggaacagagcGTCCTGGGCTGAGATCTTGGAGGGGATGTGCATGCAGCTTGCATGCCCAGTGCTGCTATGATCCAAGTCCCTTTGAGGGTGAAATGTTCTGGTTTGAGTCCACTTGTTAGCCCACAGCTACGTGCTTCTACATCAGCagtttagaaggaaaaaaaacagtatcaACTTTCACAGTGTTAGTGACCTGAGCTCAGAAAGGTATTTTCCTCCAGCTACTTTAAAGGCAACAAACCCCGGCTGCCTCCCTTGCCACAGCATGAGCACCATCAACCTGCCAGACTGAGGTCACAACAAGACACAGAGCCAACTGCTCACCTTGAGTTTGCTGAATGTCCCAACAGTGTGGTCCCAGGCTGGTACCAAGTGATGCAGGACACTGTCCAGGAGCTTGATGAACCTAAATCCCAAAGAAGGTATTGCAACAAAGAGTGATGGGGATCTGCACAAGTCTATTCCAGACCACACACCCCAGaacacaagcagaaaaataactgaTACAAACCAAATCCAGCATAGTTTTTTACATCATGGAGCCTTTGGTACTAAATTCCCACTCCCCAGACCCTGCAGGGATTTTGCATCCATTACATCCCAACTCTGCATATACCTGCCACCGACACTGAACAGATATGTTGTGCTTGTGACACACAAGACACTGTAAACTTGAGTTACAGAACTCCTCTGAAAGCATAAGAGAGCCACCCCAGACAGCCCACTTTGTTCTCAAATGATTGATATTTTCTCTAGTGTCCAGGACATCTGTCTCAAGAGCAGTGTGACAGTTTTACAACTACCAGCCATGCACATGCTGGAGGTGGCATCAATCCCTGCAGGCAATGGCACCTGTCTGCTCCCCTCCACACAGTACCTTTGAATGAGCACGGCCCGTCGGTACAGCATGTCAGGATCAGTCCCTTCTAGGCGGGGGTAACGCACCAAATTGGGCAACTGGAACATGTCAGCACTGAGCCCCAAGTCCCTCTGTCGTGAGGATTTGATTTTGATGCCTCGGATACGAACATCAATCCCATCATCTGCCAAGGAAGACCATGGATGATATGCCAAGATCACAAGAAAGCAGGCCTTAAATAAAGTGTAGGAGATCTATAAGCAAAACAGTAGGAATGTACCAGCTCcaccagctctggggctgggcaccAAGAGCCTCATATACCTCTGTGAAGAAGAAGCAGGGCATTTACatgagaaaaagaattaaataatttaaggCAGAGAAAGATAGGATGAAAGCTGAGGACTTGCAAAACTTCAGACCTCCCAAAAATTTCCCTTGGTTCTTTTGAATCTCATCTAAACCAGCCCACAGGGAGAAGAAGTACAAGTCACAGAACAAACTCTTAATGCACAGTATTTTTACAGGTGCATTATGGATGTGGCCACAACAGCCAGCCCTACCTCTGCACTCCACAATCCGGATCTCAATGACAGGCAGGTGTGTTGTCATGTCCTCAAGGATGCACACATCCCCAATATAGCTCctgcaaacacagcacagaTGAGGACTGAAGGGCTATTCCCATACCCATCCTGCCAAAATCCACTCGGACACTTGTAAGGGAAGATGGTTTGCATCTTTGGAAACGGGAGCCTATGGCAAAAGCCCGGTTCTTGCTTACAATACAGCTGAATGCCCGAACCTGCTGGTGACTCAGGCCCAGGTACTGTGATCCTGATATGTCCCACAATTGGATGAGGAGAGGCCTGATAACCATACTGTGCTATTGTAGGCAGAGTGAACCCACATCCCAGAGAGCCTGGCTGGTGCTGCATGACTGCTTAAGGCCAGTGTTCAGCACCTTGGGCCCCTGCAAGAGCCATGACACTGTGTGTACTTGCACCCACTCACTCATCAATGCCGACATCATTCAGTTTCTTCAGATTGTCCCCTTCGCCCCCATACACAGCGACCCGCTTGGGCATGAAGTTCTCATCAGTGGTATCCActgtcagcagcagcttcctgcaAAGGGAAGCAGGGCATTAAGAAGAAGGCAACTGCATTTGAGCACCTATTGCTACTTCCTCTCATCACTTGGTCATACTGCTACCAAGCTAAGATTCCCAGGTACCTGTGACAGTGCTAAAACCCCTTCAAACCCAGAGCCAGAGTAAGGgctgaggggcagggagcacGGGCAAATTTGGGCTATGACACTCAGGGAGAGGGCGAGTGGCAAAGCTTGCCCCAGTCACTAGCCAGCATGTAGAGCAGAGATGACTCACTTGACAATGGTGCCTTTCTTCATGTTGAGCCGAACCCAATGCTGGCCCTGGGACCCATCACTCTCCCAGTATGTGTCAGCATGGCTGTCGGTCAGGCACGACACATTGAAGTCCTCCTGGAAGAAGgcagaatgaatgaatgaagaaGGCAGTGAATGAAAGAAGATCAGATGGGTGTAGGATTAAGTTCTCTTTAGTGGTTCCTTTTATAATGAATCTTAGTGTCAGAGGGCACCATATTGGCCTGTTCGCTTTGCTGGGCTGTGGGTAGACACTGGGAGTGCAGAGCACACAGGACACTAGGGTTGACCCTCTGAGGTGCTCTGGGGTCACACAGCACAGTGTAAAAACCCTCCCTAAAATTAGCTTTGCAAATAATATTAGCACTGGCATCTCAAACCACTGTCCCTCCAAAAGCTACATAACACAACATGCTGTGTGATATTCCCCAGGCTTTTCTACCACATCCTCAAACAGAGTCCAGTCCAggccagagcagcacagcaagcACTATCTATGCTCCCCAgccccatggcagggagctggTGTAGCCTTGTCCCTTAACCCACCGTGTAGGACGAGACATCGATGCTGTCCACGTACTGCTTAACGCTGCCCAAGTTCTCATCCTCCTTCCCAATGTGGTCATACAGGAAATGCACCAGGTCTTCATCACATTCGTAAGTCCACGTTGGGGGCACAAACCTAGCAGGGAAAAAGGGATTACTGGGTCTGGTGAGCAAGAGGCAGCCAGGCTAATGGGTCAAAAAAGGAAGGTCCACATCCTGCTTGTCTTGCCCCCTCTCTCCCAGGTCTGCAGGATACAGCTGTCTGGGCAGCCACAAGAGACAGGAGTTTGTCCCCCACCATAGCAGAAGCCAGGAAACAGTTCATACCGAAGCTTCTCTACTGCAGCTTCATCCTGCTCCATAGGCCTAGGCTTTGCTCCAAGGCGCAGGGAGTATGTCAGATCCACCACCTGCTCCCACCTGAAACAACACAGAGAAGTGGAGTAAGAACATCTGAGGAGGAGCAAGAAGTTGGGGATCGAGGAGTAGCTATAAGGGGAAGATCTGGGTTTAAAGCCCCTCCATGCTCCATCCTCCGTCACCTCCAGCATCATCTGCTGCCCTTTCCTTTCAACCATGTCTATTCCTTCCACACCCCGCTTGGCATGCAACAAGCACAGTGCCCGAGCCAAACCCAGTTCATTCCACATCTGGCATCCCTCTTGCCTCACTTCCATTAAACCTGTCAAAGCAGGTCGGGGGTTCCCCAGCCCAAGGCAGGAGGGGCCGTGGGGCAGCATCCCAAGCCCGCAGAGAGATGAGCACCTTCGCGCTCCCGGGGACCCAGCAGGACACGGCGGCGGCCCCGCACCTGATGACGGGCTTGTAATCCACCccgaacagctgctgctgccgctggaTCCGCTCCGTGGACTCCACGGGCACCAGCCGGTCCCCGCCGTCGGCATGTTTGCACACCAGCACCCATCCCTCCTCGAGATCGCAGCCGCTCCGGTactcctccagctgctcctgtgggGACAGCCGGCGGTCAGGCAAGgccaggccgggccgggcccttCGCGGGCCGCTGCACCCGCGTTACCTTGCTGAGCTTGACCCAGAGCCCGGCGCCGTTGCAGTACTCCTCGCCGGTGGCGCGCAGGCAGCCGCCCTTCCGCAGCTCGATCGTGGCCCGCGCCGCCCGCTTGCCGCCCCGCGCTGGCCCCGGGCTGTCCCACACGCTGAGCAGGctgcgggcggcggcggccgcggcggccGAGGGGTCCTTGCAGATCTTGTACTGCACCTCCCGCGGCACGTAGCAGAGCGCGGGGGGCAGCGCCTGGGCGCGGCGGAAGCACTCGCTGCACTCCAGCAGGAACCGCAGCCGGCCCAGCACCTGGTGCGGTGCCTCCCCGCCTGCCCTCATCACGCCCCGGACACCGGCTCCGCGCCGCTCCGGTTTACGGCGAACCCCGCCCGCCGACAAGCAAGATGGCGGCGCCCGGCGGGGTGGACGTAGAGCAAGATGGCGGCGCCCGTGCCATGTACAGGGGAGCAAGTACGGGGCAAGACGGCAGCGTTACGGAGGGGCGGGAAGCCGGGCGGGGGGCGGAGCAAGATGGAGCGTGAAGCGAGGCGGGACTACGTCGAGATGGCGGCGCCGGTGGGCGGGACGGGGCGGACCGCGCCGCGTCGGGCGGCTACGGACAGGCCGGGGAGCGGCGCAGGAGGATGGACGGTGACGGTCGGCTCCTGTGAGTAACCGGGACCGGGGAGGCCTGCGTCCCTTCCTGGGGTGGTGACGGGGCCGTGTTCCGGCGTCTGCACGGAGAATACTGTTGTGGCTCTGGGAACTGCGATCTGGCACTGTGGGGGCACTGGACATGGTGCTTTCGTGTTGAGATCCTgtactggggacactggtgtggctctggggacaccgTCGAGGCACTGGAGTGGCCCTGGGATTATGGTGCTGGCACAAGGGTCCCGGACTGGgtccctggagaagctgtggacggggagggagggggctgATCCTGCGCTGGGAGGGATCAGCTGGACCACTAGTGTGGTAGTTAAATCACTGGTGCCAAATGGAGGTTTTGGGGACTTTGTTCCCAAAGACCCCGCGGTACCGGGGGCCCCCTCCCCGGCGCAGGCCGGActccagcagccccacagcgGGGAGGTTGGGGACGCGTGGCCTGGCACAGACCGGGGGGAATGCAAGACTGCCCGCCCCTCGCCCCGCTCGTCCCAAATCTCTCCGGGCGGGAGCAGGTGGTGGCCCCGATAACTTAATCTCGCGGGCCCTGGGCAGCGCATCGCTCTCCTCCGGGGGGGCCCGCGGTCCTCAGCAAAAAGTCCTGGGCTGTGGTGGGGAGGATTTATCACATTTGTCATAGCTGGGCGCAGGCCTCTTTTGTGGTCAGGGAGTGGGGAGTAGCCGCT from Cinclus cinclus chromosome 8, bCinCin1.1, whole genome shotgun sequence harbors:
- the LOC134046584 gene encoding E3 ubiquitin-protein ligase HECTD3-like produces the protein MRAGGEAPHQVLGRLRFLLECSECFRRAQALPPALCYVPREVQYKICKDPSAAAAAAARSLLSVWDSPGPARGGKRAARATIELRKGGCLRATGEEYCNGAGLWVKLSKEQLEEYRSGCDLEEGWVLVCKHADGGDRLVPVESTERIQRQQQLFGVDYKPVIRWEQVVDLTYSLRLGAKPRPMEQDEAAVEKLRFVPPTWTYECDEDLVHFLYDHIGKEDENLGSVKQYVDSIDVSSYTEDFNVSCLTDSHADTYWESDGSQGQHWVRLNMKKGTIVKKLLLTVDTTDENFMPKRVAVYGGEGDNLKKLNDVGIDESYIGDVCILEDMTTHLPVIEIRIVECRDDGIDVRIRGIKIKSSRQRDLGLSADMFQLPNLVRYPRLEGTDPDMLYRRAVLIQRFIKLLDSVLHHLVPAWDHTVGTFSKLKHIKQFLLLSKKRTALITQCLKDSETSKPNFMPRLYINRRLAMEHRDNPALDPSCKNAVFTQVYEGLKPSDKFEKPLDYRWPLRYDQWWECKFIAEGIIDQGGGFRDSLADMSEELCPSSADTPVPLPFFVRTSNQGNGTGEARDMYVPNPSCKDFPKYEWIGQIMGAALRGKEFLVLALPGFVWKQLTGEEVSWSKDFPAVDSVLVKLLEVMEVMDKDTFEFKFGNELTYTTVLSDQRMVELIPNGSNTAVHYEDRKEFIRLVQKARLEESKEQIMAMQAGLLKVVPQAVLDLLTWQELEKKVCGDPEVTVDALKRLTRFEDFEPQDTRVQYFWEALNNFTNEDRSRFLRFVTGRSRLPARIYIYPDKMGSETTDALPESSTCSSTLFLPNYATAKVCEEKLRYAAYNCVAIDTDMSPWEE